The following proteins are co-located in the Castanea sativa cultivar Marrone di Chiusa Pesio chromosome 8, ASM4071231v1 genome:
- the LOC142607121 gene encoding uncharacterized protein LOC142607121 isoform X1 yields MYASEPNTNTKSSKTITLNLLVDNSSNKVVYAEARKEFVDFLFGLLQIPLGSIMGLLWNHGMASGSGSLSKVYESIQNLDPCYVQPNLTKDSLLRPNPAFSSATYTPQMLLNFVPPNQRTSTEAQNTYNFAFSPSPFSASVYTASPTPSQHKETGYVRRAVTFMVMDDLMVKPMSTISTISLLNDLNIKDISSLQEKKVEVDLKKGLELVKASFNSTTVLTDVFLGNKVLEELP; encoded by the exons ATGTACGCATCAGAACCCAATACCAATACCAAGAGCAGCAAAACTATAACCTTGAACCTTCTTGTAGACAACAGCTCTAACAAGGTGGTGTATGCAGAAGCCAGGAAGGAATTTGTGGACTTCCTCTTTGGACTTCTACAGATACCTCTTGGTTCCATAATGGGACTTCTTTGGAATCATGGTATGGCTTCAGGGTCAGGGTCTTTGAGTAAAGTCTATGAGAGTATCCAAAACCTTGATCCTTGCTATGTTCAACCAAACCTAACCAAGGATTCTCTCTTGAGGCCTAACCCAGCCTTCTCATCAGCCACTTATACCCCTCAGATGTTGCTGAACTTTGTACCACCAAACCAAAGGACCAGCACTGAAGCACAAAACacatataattttgcattttccCCTTCTCCTTTCTCAGCATCAGTGTATACGGCTAGTCCAACTCCAAGTCAACACAAGGAGACAGGGTATGTTAGACGTGCGGTGACATTTATGGTGATGGATGATCTAATGGTGAAACCCATGTCAACCATTTCTACCATTTCACTTCTAAACGATTTGAACATCAAAGATATTAGTTCCCTCCAGGAGAAGAAGGTTGAGGTTGACTTAAAGAAG GGCTTGGAGCTGGTAAAGGCTTCATTTAACTCTACCACGG
- the LOC142607121 gene encoding uncharacterized protein LOC142607121 isoform X2, which yields MYASEPNTNTKSSKTITLNLLVDNSSNKVVYAEARKEFVDFLFGLLQIPLGSIMGLLWNHGMASGSGSLSKVYESIQNLDPCYVQPNLTKDSLLRPNPAFSSATYTPQMLLNFVPPNQRTSTEAQNTYNFAFSPSPFSASVYTASPTPSQHKETGYVRRAVTFMVMDDLMVKPMSTISTISLLNDLNIKDISSLQEKKVEGLELVKASFNSTTVLTDVFLGNKVLEELP from the exons ATGTACGCATCAGAACCCAATACCAATACCAAGAGCAGCAAAACTATAACCTTGAACCTTCTTGTAGACAACAGCTCTAACAAGGTGGTGTATGCAGAAGCCAGGAAGGAATTTGTGGACTTCCTCTTTGGACTTCTACAGATACCTCTTGGTTCCATAATGGGACTTCTTTGGAATCATGGTATGGCTTCAGGGTCAGGGTCTTTGAGTAAAGTCTATGAGAGTATCCAAAACCTTGATCCTTGCTATGTTCAACCAAACCTAACCAAGGATTCTCTCTTGAGGCCTAACCCAGCCTTCTCATCAGCCACTTATACCCCTCAGATGTTGCTGAACTTTGTACCACCAAACCAAAGGACCAGCACTGAAGCACAAAACacatataattttgcattttccCCTTCTCCTTTCTCAGCATCAGTGTATACGGCTAGTCCAACTCCAAGTCAACACAAGGAGACAGGGTATGTTAGACGTGCGGTGACATTTATGGTGATGGATGATCTAATGGTGAAACCCATGTCAACCATTTCTACCATTTCACTTCTAAACGATTTGAACATCAAAGATATTAGTTCCCTCCAGGAGAAGAAGGTTGAG GGCTTGGAGCTGGTAAAGGCTTCATTTAACTCTACCACGG
- the LOC142607121 gene encoding uncharacterized protein LOC142607121 isoform X3 codes for MYASEPNTNTKSSKTITLNLLVDNSSNKVVYAEARKEFVDFLFGLLQIPLGSIMGLLWNHGMASGSGSLSKVYESIQNLDPCYVQPNLTKDSLLRPNPAFSSATYTPQMLLNFVPPNQRTSTEAQNTYNFAFSPSPFSASVYTASPTPSQHKETGYVRRAVTFMVMDDLMVKPMSTISTISLLNDLNIKDISSLQEKKGLELVKASFNSTTVLTDVFLGNKVLEELP; via the exons ATGTACGCATCAGAACCCAATACCAATACCAAGAGCAGCAAAACTATAACCTTGAACCTTCTTGTAGACAACAGCTCTAACAAGGTGGTGTATGCAGAAGCCAGGAAGGAATTTGTGGACTTCCTCTTTGGACTTCTACAGATACCTCTTGGTTCCATAATGGGACTTCTTTGGAATCATGGTATGGCTTCAGGGTCAGGGTCTTTGAGTAAAGTCTATGAGAGTATCCAAAACCTTGATCCTTGCTATGTTCAACCAAACCTAACCAAGGATTCTCTCTTGAGGCCTAACCCAGCCTTCTCATCAGCCACTTATACCCCTCAGATGTTGCTGAACTTTGTACCACCAAACCAAAGGACCAGCACTGAAGCACAAAACacatataattttgcattttccCCTTCTCCTTTCTCAGCATCAGTGTATACGGCTAGTCCAACTCCAAGTCAACACAAGGAGACAGGGTATGTTAGACGTGCGGTGACATTTATGGTGATGGATGATCTAATGGTGAAACCCATGTCAACCATTTCTACCATTTCACTTCTAAACGATTTGAACATCAAAGATATTAGTTCCCTCCAGGAGAAGAAG GGCTTGGAGCTGGTAAAGGCTTCATTTAACTCTACCACGG